ACTTCATTAAAACAGTATCTTTTTCAATCACATTTTTATGTTCATTTACCTTTAAAACTGGAATTAATTTATTTAACTGTTTTACAATTTGATCAATTACTCTTTTATCTCCAGTTGTTACTATTGTCATTCTTGAATATTGACTTTCAGCCATTGGTGCAACTGTTAAAGAGTCTATATTATAACCTCGAGCTGAAAAAAGCCCCACTATTCTTGATAAAACATTGTGTTCATTTAGAACAACCACTGAGATAACTTGTCTTATTGTTTCGCTATTATAATAGTTATTAAAATTACTCATTATCTATCTCCTTTTAATAAAGTCATCTCATTTAAAGAGTGCCCATTTGGAACCATTGGCAATACCTCTTCATCTCTTGCTACAATAACCTCTATCATAGCTACTTTTCTTTGTTCAACTGCATCTTTTAAAGCTTTTTCAAACTCCTCTTTAGTGCTAACTCTATACCCTAAACCACCAAAAGCTTGGCAAAGCATTGGAAAGTCTGGTTGCTTTGTAAGGTCAGTTTCTGATAATCTATTTTCATAGAACATAGTTTGCCATTGTCTTACCATTCCTAAATAGTTATTATTTAAAACAATATTTATAACTGGTAAATCATATTCACTACAAGTCATAAGCTCTTGAATATTCATTAAAATAGAGCCATCTCCTGTAAAGTTTACAACAACTCTATTTGTATCTTTAAATGCTCTAGCAACTCCTAATGCTGCAGGAAGTCCAAACCCCATAGTTCCTAATCCCCCACTAGTTATAAACTGTCTTGGATGTGAAAATGGGAAAAATTGGGCTGTCCACATTTGATGTTGTCCAACATCTGTTGAAATAAATGCATTATCCCCTAAAATTTTTCCAACCTTTTCAATTACCCATTGAGGTTTAATTAGCTCATTTGAATCAATATATCTTAAAGGCTCTTTTTCTCTATAATCTTTAAGTAACTCTACCCAATTTGAAAAATCATTTATATCAAGTTCATCTGCTTCTTCAATCATAGCTTTTACAGTAAGTTTTAAATCTCCAACTATTGGATAATCAGGAACTACAAGTTTTGCAATACTTGTTGGGTCAATATCTATATGAATAACCTTTGCTTTTGAGGCAAATTCATCTAATCTTCCTGTTACTCTATCATCAAATCTAGCTCCCAAAGAGATTAATAAAT
The Aliarcobacter faecis genome window above contains:
- a CDS encoding acetolactate synthase large subunit, which encodes MKMTGAKMVIESLHQEGVEVVFGYPGGAIMNVYDEIYKQNYFEHILNRHEQACVIAAEGYARSTGKTGVAIVTSGPGFTNAVTGIADAYMDSIPIVIISGQVPTTIIGTDGFQEIDAVGISRPCTKHNYLVNRIEDLPKIIKEAFHLASTGRPGPVHIDIPKDITAQIGDFDYPAEVNMPTYKPTINYNKKQLKRAMEAISNAKKPLLYIGGGAILSNCGYEIRDLAKKLNIPAVETLMARGVMGDDNPLFFGMLGMHGEFAANMAAYETDLLISLGARFDDRVTGRLDEFASKAKVIHIDIDPTSIAKLVVPDYPIVGDLKLTVKAMIEEADELDINDFSNWVELLKDYREKEPLRYIDSNELIKPQWVIEKVGKILGDNAFISTDVGQHQMWTAQFFPFSHPRQFITSGGLGTMGFGLPAALGVARAFKDTNRVVVNFTGDGSILMNIQELMTCSEYDLPVINIVLNNNYLGMVRQWQTMFYENRLSETDLTKQPDFPMLCQAFGGLGYRVSTKEEFEKALKDAVEQRKVAMIEVIVARDEEVLPMVPNGHSLNEMTLLKGDR
- the ilvN gene encoding acetolactate synthase small subunit, whose product is MSNFNNYYNSETIRQVISVVVLNEHNVLSRIVGLFSARGYNIDSLTVAPMAESQYSRMTIVTTGDKRVIDQIVKQLNKLIPVLKVNEHKNVIEKDTVLMKFSIDNNLADIDVIARTYHGSIQNVTDEAIIVSATDSSDRILNFIKVMEKFNPLEVVRSGIVAIER